The nucleotide window CTAAATCAAGTTTATGAAGAGAATGTATAGCAACTTTAAGTATGTCAATCCTTTTAAAAGCATCTCATTCGCCTCCATCGATATTTCATATTTTGCTCTCACCTATTATAACTCTTATTTCTTGAGAGGAGACCAAAATTTGCATGTAAAAAACTATATCTTTTAATTCTCTTGCGATTAACCCCATTTCAATtctattctcttttattttttaaaccaaaCAATCAATATTTTGACTTTATTTCTTATCTATTTATCTTCACTTCTCTCGTCACCTACTTATTcatatttcctttattttcttcttctcgaTCAAACACACCacaaagaaatatgaaaaaaaaaacacgtcagaaaagaaaacaaaagtggcATTTCCCAAGTAAAACTTATCCCTTATCAGCAATTCTTTAACATTGCACTAGATTGGTAATGGAGCCTCCCAATTTGTAGGTGAATTCGGCCATAATGTTTTTCCATTTATGCAAAGAAAACTAGAgatggtgattttttttaacttcaaacAAATCTATCCCTTGCCCTTCtttgtttctctcttttttttatactgCTTCTCTGTCTCTTACGGTCGTCAACCCCCTATGTTTCAAACCACTATTATaccaatttatttattctataatgCGTAAAAGGCGTCTTTTATATGCACCCACCAGTGCATTCTACAAAACacaaataagtaaattttttatatttatttatctatttattattattattattattaaaaatgaaaaaaaaattgaaaaaccgAATTTCCGTCAAGAGAACAAAAcatctattaaaaaatatttctcattttttttgtccaaGTAATCAAATGcagaaataaatcaaattctctcttttcaaacatgacttttttttttaattaacttaccgtgtaaaagttttttttttcaactgctCCATACGTTTCGTAACAAAAAGTCATTCTCTTTAAATccaaacattttaaaaactaacTTATCTTACTCATTTTCTCTTCTCTATCTCTTCAACTTACCTCTACCCTCTCGAACATTTTCTTCTttcgttttaaaaaaaatcctaaaaccaTTTCATagttctaaaaaaacaaaaacataacaaTAAAACGCACCCATATTTCCTtatcaaaatatcattaaaaaccAACAATAAAAAACGGTATAACGAACGATTATCCACTGAATCATTTTTAAGTTATACCGAGATAAACTAGATCACTTTTTATTCGGATCGTTGCTGCAAATGTTTCGCCACTAACACATCATGGCAGTTTTTCATACGTCATTGGCACTTTTAAGCAGCTAAGCTTTTCGAAGCTATCTCAAACACATTCTCCGATAGTCCATTAGTAGACATGATCCTCTCCAACTGGGCCTGCAAAACACCAGTTTTTTCAGCAAAGCTGATAACCAAcagtgacatttttttaattcaataatttaataGCGCGTTTGAATTCTTGTTAGATTATCCAAAAAATCACAGTTAAAATCAGCTATGTTTTTTGTTCAACGTTGAGAAATTGATTTTCCATTCAAAATTTGATTGAGTTGAAGAAAAATTATAGGTAATTTTTCCTATGAGACAATGTTTTTAGCGACTTATTTTTAGAATCAAAACATTCAAACATAAATTCttcatttcaaaatcaattcaacaaacGCTCACCCAAAACTAAATGAGAGCTAATGCGACCAAATAATAACAAGTCTATTACCTTCGCAAGTTTTTGTCTGTCTTCATCATAACGCCTCCATCTTGAGAAGGCTGACACCATTCTCGAGGCAACCTACATTCCTCCAAACCAAAAATAAAGTCATATACGTAACTACATAAGGATCATGTAGTAACAATACACACAAACGAACGAATCTATAATTTAAAGAAGGCTAGTGCAAAATGACCTGAGGATTTAGCTTGTCAAGTTGCAGCACAATCTCTCCCAAAAACTTGTAGCCTAACCCATCCTTTGCATGAAAGTTCACCGGAGACCCACAGAAACCTCCAATGAGAGAGTACACTTTGTTGGGATTGCGCAGATCAAATGCTGGGTGGCTTAACAGTTTCCGCACATTCTCAACATTACCAGGAATGTCAGACATTGCTTGAAGAGCAAACCATTTGTTCACCACCTGGAAAGGAAGGGGAAGTATAAAGTTGTAAGTAGGAAGAACTTCTAAAATTATACtgaacaaatgcacacacataggtgagacaaacatgagaaatgTAATAGCCATCGGCCAGGCTAAAACAGAAAAGATTAAGCAAAGGCTAGAGTAGGTATCAAAGGAAGCATGCTCGCCATAAATAACAGTAGGGAAATTGTTATCAAATGACATCATCAATTAAATCCAGCCCTCCATCAACATATGACGTAAAGTTTATAACATAGGATACATTGACAAAGAAAGGATATGGAGACATGCCCAACATCAAAAGAATAATTCCAAAAACAAAGTCATAGAGATGGAAATTTACCAAGAAATCATGCTGCCACTTGCCATAAAAGTCAGCAAGAACATCATCACGGGTTTTACCAGGGTTTTGTGCTATGGCAACCAAAGCAGCAAACTGCTCAGTCATATTTGTAGCAGTTTTATACTCATGCAGCACAAGATTGGTGAATTCTTGTTCCTCAAGGCATCCCAGGtaagctataaaaaaaaaaattaaaaaaaaagatgagcTTGCTACCACCATGCATAGTGTATCTTAGTATGCAACAAAGATGTATATACCAAGAGCAACATTCTTCAGAGCACGCCTTGCCAAGTTTGAGTGATTGAAGACATATTCTTCTGAGCTTCTATTATTTTCCACCTGCAAAAAAGGTGAACATTGAGGAGATTCATACAATGAAGAAGATATTTAATAATAGACAATTCAGACAACAGGCCATACTGTGCTGAGGAACTCTGATCTCAGTTTACTCGCAAGCTGCTTCCTGATGAAAGTCCGAACAGCATGAACAGCATCAGGATCTGCAACCCCCATCATGTCCATTATTTCTCCCTCACCAGGCAGAGTTATTGCCTTTGCCACAAATTCCTAGACGATAAAAAAGCATAAAGTACAATAAATGAAATCATATGATAAAACCCATCATCAACAAAATGAATAATAGTTGTGAGGAAAAACTGAAgcatactttgtccagacttgAGTCACATAAAATACGTTTGAACCCTTCAACAAAATTGGAATTTAAAACCAATGGTTTGTTATGTTGCAAATCATCCACTAAGTGAAGCATCAATTTCCGTGCCAAAACTTGTCCAGCCTCCCAACTGAATCATTTAAATAAGCCAGTGAATAAATTCACATTaaactatcaaatcaaaaagaataaattgCAACTTTGAAGAAGACAAACCGGTTGAATTCATCAGAATCATTGGCTAGTAAGAAAAACAGGTCACTATCAGTGAGATCAGATTCCAGACGAACAGGAGCACTGTATCCTCTTAACAAAGAAGGAATAGGCCTTTCAAATATATTAGTGAATACAAACTCTTCCTCTTTCTGCAGGagatacaaataaaattatcagtTAGTTATGGATATAAAAAGGCCAAGCCACGTTCTgcatcttattttatttcaacaaatttatgtTATGCAATATTAGGTAGGTAGATGGATGAATGATTTACATGTTTTTTACTTTACACAATTGATAACATGGTTTTCAAATTTCAGACACCCTTTTTcttcaaatcaattatttgacaGCGATGCTCATACTTTGTAATATGAGACAAATGatacttttattttgataacAGAGAGAAGGGACCTTCTAacatagttttaaaatttctgACACCCTTTTTCTTCAACTCAATTGTTTGACAGGGATGCTCATACTTAGTAATATGAGACAAACCATACTTTCATTTTGTAGTATATTTGTTATGTAATATGAGAGAAACAATATGTTCATAATTTAACTACATACAGTGATGGACTCACAAAACATAATACATTATCCATGTCAAAAACCTGCCTGACAGGTATAATTAActtaaagagataaaataaaaatgagatagaAATGCATATCAAAGAGAAGTTCTAAACAACCTTGGTCACTCTAAGGACTGTAGTGCAGACTGATTGATCATTACTTGAAACAGATAGCAGAGTCCCATTATGATAAACAGTTGAAAGAGGAATGTCCTTGCCAGTGGAATCAAGCAAACCCATTGCAACAGGAATGAATGTGGGTTCCTTAACTGATTGCCCTGGAGTTGGCGGTATCTCTTGACTGCAAAAAATGCCCCATCAAACATATTAAATACagccaaaaaaaattcaaaaaggaGAAATGAAAGTTGACACTTGTATAcctaaattttaaagaaaaagtatGTGCTTCTGGATTATAAGAAGTATTTACTTTGACAACAGGGGTCCCAGCTTGAGAATACCTGCATAGTAGTTGATAAATTAATGCAAAATGAGTGAAAAAATGCAGGGAATTAGAGGGAAAAAATACAAACCATAGCAAGAAATTTGCAAAATCTGCATCATTGGCATCTCGCATGGCAGCAAAAAAATCTTCACAAGTTACAGCTTGGCCATCATGTCTCTTAAAATAAAGATCCATGCCCTGAAATCCAGGGAGTTTGTAAGATTTGAATCCTAAATTAAGCAGTATCATTGCAGTTAACAGGGTAGTTATAGGGGCATTGGATAAACATCCTTACTTTTCGGAACCCTTGACTTCCCAGCAAGGTTTTGTACATTCTAACAACTTCAGCCCCCTGATACATAGGATCATAAGAACAAACTGCCAGAGAGACAAATGGACATGAAGGAATTGAAAATTATAGGAATAACTGTCAAACCTTTTCATAGACCtgcagaaaaaaaagaagctatcATTATAAACAATTCAAGAGCTCAAGAGAAAGAATGGAACAAAACTGGAGGTTGAATGTCACAAATGTGAAACATACCGTAACTGTATTTTGACATTGATGATGGCCACATCAGAAATTAATTCACAGAAGGTTGATAAAATGATAGATAAATCAGTAGAGCACtataaattattacataatAGATAATacagtaaaattttcaaatatgatATTGATTCAATTGAAGCTATAAAAATAAGGCTTGCCTGTGTAGAAGTTGTCCATCTGTCaagggagaaaaaaatatataaatacaaaattagaaGCACATTTATTGAGAATGgggaacaaatatatttttggagACAAATGGTGAGACGAAATGAGTTTCAAAATTCTAACCTTGATGTAAGAGTGTGGTCGCACTGGATGGGCCATGGGACCTGCATCCTGAAAAATCAGTAGAAAAGTATCAGAGTACTACCTGACAATGACATTGTGATAATTCTacattaaaataagataaattgtAGTAATAATAATGAGAGGAACAGTCAGAATAACATCCGAACACAGAAGCCATCCTGTAGAAGTTGCAAAAGATAATCAAAacggaaaaaggaaaagaaagtaaCCTGTGGAAACTGGTAATTTCTAAGTTTTGAAACATCAGCAATCCGCTTTACAGTACGACTTCCCATGTCAGATGAAAATTCCTGCCAATAATTAATGCCACTTGTTACACTAAAAAAACTAGATGGAACAAAAGTATTGCAATGTCTAAATTGAAACATAGGAAACAGGGGTAAAGAGGTAAAGAGGCTGTACCTGATCACGAAAAACAGTGAGACCTTCCTTCAGGCTAAGCTGGAACCAGTCGCGACATGTCACtctgatataaataaataaatgcttAATTCAAGTTTTAACATACCCATGGAAATGTCAAAATATAGACATACAAACAACAAATTCGCTGCAAAACTCAGGTTTATGATATCTCAAATAGAAATCCAATAGTGAAATATAACTAGCTAGGAAAAAGTTTTAGAACACTGTATGAATGGAAATAAAAGCATGTAAAGTTTGAAAGCATAACAAGATAATGCTATGTAACACCACCTGTTGCCAGTCCAGTTGTGGAAATACTGCATAACAGACAAGAAATAAGCTCAAGTCAGAATCAAGAAAACCTAAAGAAATTTAGTTTTAGAAAAGTAGCTCTTTAAAAGTTCTAATATATGATAGTTACAAACCTCATGGCCAATAACTCCCAATATTGCAGCATAATCTGCATCAGTTGCAGTTTCTGGAGAGGCCAATACAAGCTTTGAATTGAAAATCTGCAAACAAgaaaagtaaattataaatgtcAGAATTGAACACAGATAACCAACAAAGACAAGCT belongs to Glycine soja cultivar W05 chromosome 5, ASM419377v2, whole genome shotgun sequence and includes:
- the LOC114413391 gene encoding puromycin-sensitive aminopeptidase-like isoform X3; the encoded protein is METPREIFLKDYKMPDYYFDTVDLTFSLGEEKTIVSSKIAVYPRIEGSTPPLVLDGRDLSLVSIHLNGKALKEEDYHLDARHLTIQSPPSGKYDLEIVTDICPQKNTSLEGLYKSSGNFCTQCEAEGFRKITFYQDRPDIMAKYTVRIEADKSLYPVLLSNGNLAEQGDLEDGRHYAVWEDPFKKPSYLFALVAGQLQSRDDTFITHSGRMVSLRIWTPADDVPKTVHAMYSLKAAMKWDEDVFGLEYDLDLFNVVAVPDFNMGAMENKSLNIFNSKLVLASPETATDADYAAILGVIGHEYFHNWTGNRVTCRDWFQLSLKEGLTVFRDQEFSSDMGSRTVKRIADVSKLRNYQFPQDAGPMAHPVRPHSYIKMDNFYTVTVYEKGAEVVRMYKTLLGSQGFRKGMDLYFKRHDGQAVTCEDFFAAMRDANDADFANFLLWYSQAGTPVVKVNTSYNPEAHTFSLKFSQEIPPTPGQSVKEPTFIPVAMGLLDSTGKDIPLSTVYHNGTLLSVSSNDQSVCTTVLRVTKKEEEFVFTNIFERPIPSLLRGYSAPVRLESDLTDSDLFFLLANDSDEFNRWEAGQVLARKLMLHLVDDLQHNKPLVLNSNFVEGFKRILCDSSLDKEFVAKAITLPGEGEIMDMMGVADPDAVHAVRTFIRKQLASKLRSEFLSTVENNRSSEEYVFNHSNLARRALKNVALAYLGCLEEQEFTNLVLHEYKTATNMTEQFAALVAIAQNPGKTRDDVLADFYGKWQHDFLVVNKWFALQAMSDIPGNVENVRKLLSHPAFDLRNPNKVYSLIGGFCGSPVNFHAKDGLGYKFLGEIVLQLDKLNPQVASRMVSAFSRWRRYDEDRQKLAKAQLERIMSTNGLSENVFEIASKSLAA
- the LOC114413391 gene encoding puromycin-sensitive aminopeptidase-like isoform X1; the encoded protein is MARLVLPSKTLTFSRNTLLGLISPAPLKANCSVSYFQNTARGSIRFKHFLASEVTFRKKYCPLYSSLPRVKQVSRRLICSVATEDLPKEVEKSNMETPREIFLKDYKMPDYYFDTVDLTFSLGEEKTIVSSKIAVYPRIEGSTPPLVLDGRDLSLVSIHLNGKALKEEDYHLDARHLTIQSPPSGKYDLEIVTDICPQKNTSLEGLYKSSGNFCTQCEAEGFRKITFYQDRPDIMAKYTVRIEADKSLYPVLLSNGNLAEQGDLEDGRHYAVWEDPFKKPSYLFALVAGQLQSRDDTFITHSGRMVSLRIWTPADDVPKTVHAMYSLKAAMKWDEDVFGLEYDLDLFNVVAVPDFNMGAMENKSLNIFNSKLVLASPETATDADYAAILGVIGHEYFHNWTGNRVTCRDWFQLSLKEGLTVFRDQEFSSDMGSRTVKRIADVSKLRNYQFPQDAGPMAHPVRPHSYIKMDNFYTVTVYEKGAEVVRMYKTLLGSQGFRKGMDLYFKRHDGQAVTCEDFFAAMRDANDADFANFLLWYSQAGTPVVKVNTSYNPEAHTFSLKFSQEIPPTPGQSVKEPTFIPVAMGLLDSTGKDIPLSTVYHNGTLLSVSSNDQSVCTTVLRVTKKEEEFVFTNIFERPIPSLLRGYSAPVRLESDLTDSDLFFLLANDSDEFNRWEAGQVLARKLMLHLVDDLQHNKPLVLNSNFVEGFKRILCDSSLDKEFVAKAITLPGEGEIMDMMGVADPDAVHAVRTFIRKQLASKLRSEFLSTVENNRSSEEYVFNHSNLARRALKNVALAYLGCLEEQEFTNLVLHEYKTATNMTEQFAALVAIAQNPGKTRDDVLADFYGKWQHDFLVVNKWFALQAMSDIPGNVENVRKLLSHPAFDLRNPNKVYSLIGGFCGSPVNFHAKDGLGYKFLGEIVLQLDKLNPQVASRMVSAFSRWRRYDEDRQKLAKAQLERIMSTNGLSENVFEIASKSLAA
- the LOC114413391 gene encoding puromycin-sensitive aminopeptidase-like isoform X2, whose translation is MARLVLPSKTLTFSRNTLLGLISPAPNTARGSIRFKHFLASEVTFRKKYCPLYSSLPRVKQVSRRLICSVATEDLPKEVEKSNMETPREIFLKDYKMPDYYFDTVDLTFSLGEEKTIVSSKIAVYPRIEGSTPPLVLDGRDLSLVSIHLNGKALKEEDYHLDARHLTIQSPPSGKYDLEIVTDICPQKNTSLEGLYKSSGNFCTQCEAEGFRKITFYQDRPDIMAKYTVRIEADKSLYPVLLSNGNLAEQGDLEDGRHYAVWEDPFKKPSYLFALVAGQLQSRDDTFITHSGRMVSLRIWTPADDVPKTVHAMYSLKAAMKWDEDVFGLEYDLDLFNVVAVPDFNMGAMENKSLNIFNSKLVLASPETATDADYAAILGVIGHEYFHNWTGNRVTCRDWFQLSLKEGLTVFRDQEFSSDMGSRTVKRIADVSKLRNYQFPQDAGPMAHPVRPHSYIKMDNFYTVTVYEKGAEVVRMYKTLLGSQGFRKGMDLYFKRHDGQAVTCEDFFAAMRDANDADFANFLLWYSQAGTPVVKVNTSYNPEAHTFSLKFSQEIPPTPGQSVKEPTFIPVAMGLLDSTGKDIPLSTVYHNGTLLSVSSNDQSVCTTVLRVTKKEEEFVFTNIFERPIPSLLRGYSAPVRLESDLTDSDLFFLLANDSDEFNRWEAGQVLARKLMLHLVDDLQHNKPLVLNSNFVEGFKRILCDSSLDKEFVAKAITLPGEGEIMDMMGVADPDAVHAVRTFIRKQLASKLRSEFLSTVENNRSSEEYVFNHSNLARRALKNVALAYLGCLEEQEFTNLVLHEYKTATNMTEQFAALVAIAQNPGKTRDDVLADFYGKWQHDFLVVNKWFALQAMSDIPGNVENVRKLLSHPAFDLRNPNKVYSLIGGFCGSPVNFHAKDGLGYKFLGEIVLQLDKLNPQVASRMVSAFSRWRRYDEDRQKLAKAQLERIMSTNGLSENVFEIASKSLAA